A genomic region of Aeropyrum pernix K1 contains the following coding sequences:
- a CDS encoding 50S ribosomal protein L35ae, which translates to MARARGVVLGYRRGTNTQYPQHALVKLLLDDPRKAGLYVSGIAFYRDRYGNVYKGRVLRLHGRRGGVVVVKFNPPLPGQATGGVVEVVKAGGDG; encoded by the coding sequence GTGGCTAGAGCTAGGGGAGTGGTGCTCGGCTACAGGAGGGGTACAAACACCCAGTATCCTCAGCACGCTCTCGTCAAGCTTCTCCTAGACGATCCTAGGAAGGCCGGCTTGTATGTCTCGGGGATAGCTTTCTACAGGGACAGGTATGGGAACGTCTACAAGGGGAGGGTGCTGAGGCTCCATGGGAGGAGGGGTGGAGTTGTTGTAGTCAAGTTCAACCCGCCCCTCCCCGGGCAGGCGACAGGCGGTGTTGTAGAGGTAGTTAAGGCTGGTGGGGATGGCTAG
- the priX gene encoding DNA primase noncatalytic subunit PriX, producing the protein MGVNEAYEALLRACGDGDFEECRSGYQRFLEEACREAGTCPKRRSSGAGRGKYVWVESIIRSGVPDGRSRLILYVISRYLVNVKGLEPGEAEAVIDEFLRVCCEKHGNCRKIYKSWIRNVLRRVREGGWRPWTLERIRSEDPELYRIIEPIVSAGGG; encoded by the coding sequence GTGGGTGTTAACGAGGCTTACGAGGCGCTGCTCCGAGCCTGTGGCGACGGGGATTTTGAAGAGTGCAGGAGCGGCTACCAAAGGTTTCTAGAAGAGGCGTGCAGGGAGGCTGGCACGTGTCCTAAGAGGAGGTCCTCGGGCGCTGGCCGGGGGAAATACGTGTGGGTGGAGAGCATAATCAGGTCTGGAGTGCCCGACGGGCGCTCTAGGCTGATACTCTACGTTATAAGCAGGTATCTTGTCAACGTTAAGGGTCTAGAGCCCGGTGAGGCTGAGGCTGTCATAGACGAGTTCCTGAGGGTCTGCTGCGAGAAGCACGGCAACTGCAGGAAAATCTACAAATCATGGATTAGGAACGTGCTCAGGAGGGTTAGGGAGGGTGGGTGGAGGCCCTGGACGCTGGAGAGAATCAGGAGCGAGGACCCGGAGCTCTACAGGATTATAGAGCCTATAGTGTCCGCCGGCGGAGGCTAA
- a CDS encoding ATP synthase subunit K (produces ATP from ADP in the presence of a proton gradient across the membrane; the K subunit is a nonenzymatic component which binds the dimeric form by interacting with the G and E subunits) encodes MKTLVRTLMLLGLVALALSSYTAAAQEGEASLEFAAKAIGAGLAVGLAGIGGGYAVGVAGAAATSSITEKPEMFGRSLLFVVLGEGIAIYGLLIALLLLLVV; translated from the coding sequence ATGAAGACCCTGGTTAGGACCCTAATGCTCCTCGGCCTCGTAGCCCTGGCTCTATCCTCATACACAGCTGCGGCGCAGGAGGGTGAAGCCTCTCTGGAGTTCGCGGCCAAGGCCATAGGAGCAGGCCTGGCAGTAGGCCTCGCGGGGATAGGCGGCGGCTATGCCGTGGGTGTTGCAGGAGCGGCAGCCACAAGCAGTATAACTGAGAAGCCGGAAATGTTCGGTAGATCCCTGCTGTTCGTAGTGCTGGGCGAGGGAATAGCTATATACGGCCTGCTAATAGCCCTGCTGCTCCTACTCGTAGTCTAG
- the proS gene encoding proline--tRNA ligase — MLGPPSREKWSSDFPRWFDWVIETAEVYDYGRYPVKGMGVWMPYGFQIRRRVLEVVRGLLDSTGHEEVLFPLLIPEHLLRRESEHIRGFEGEVYWVTHGGREELDVKLALRPTSETSITYMETFWIKSYRQLPKKYYQVVSIFRYETKATRPMIRLREVTTFKEAHTVHESFEDAERQVLEAIEVYKAIFDRLLIPYVISKRPEWDKFAGALYTIAFDTIMPDGRALQIGTVHHLGQSFTRAFDFRIQMRDERLDHPWQTSYGVSDRVVASLIAVHGDDRGLVIPPSVAPIQVVVIPITPGDEEKRGKVLTYTAKAAEALEKAGLRVHVDDREWERPGAKFYYWEAKGVPIRVEIGLREAEQDTLTIARRDTLEKTEVPLGEAGNRIRELMAQIESSMRERAKSFFGERLLRTESLEEARDWVEGRRGIAEIPWCGRESCGLEMEERVNGKVLGTPWPEEPVEEGKRCPLCGRPAVAWIRLAKTY, encoded by the coding sequence GTGCTGGGGCCTCCATCCCGGGAGAAGTGGTCGAGCGACTTTCCCAGATGGTTCGACTGGGTTATCGAGACTGCGGAAGTCTACGACTATGGCCGGTACCCCGTGAAGGGCATGGGCGTCTGGATGCCGTACGGCTTCCAGATAAGGCGGAGGGTGCTGGAGGTTGTAAGGGGGCTTTTGGACTCCACCGGCCATGAGGAGGTCCTCTTCCCACTCCTCATACCGGAGCATCTTCTGAGGAGGGAGAGCGAGCATATCAGAGGGTTCGAGGGGGAGGTTTACTGGGTTACACATGGAGGGAGAGAGGAGCTGGACGTCAAGCTGGCGCTGAGGCCGACTAGCGAGACCAGCATAACGTACATGGAGACGTTCTGGATAAAGAGCTACAGGCAGCTGCCCAAGAAGTATTACCAGGTCGTGAGCATATTCAGGTATGAGACCAAGGCCACTAGGCCTATGATAAGGCTCAGGGAGGTAACAACCTTCAAGGAGGCCCACACAGTACACGAGAGCTTCGAAGACGCGGAACGCCAGGTCCTGGAGGCCATAGAGGTTTACAAGGCGATATTCGACAGGCTGCTAATACCCTACGTCATATCCAAGAGGCCGGAGTGGGACAAGTTCGCCGGCGCCCTCTACACTATAGCCTTCGACACCATCATGCCAGACGGGAGGGCTCTACAAATAGGCACCGTACACCACCTAGGCCAGAGCTTCACAAGGGCTTTCGACTTTAGGATCCAGATGCGGGACGAACGCCTGGACCACCCCTGGCAGACCAGCTACGGTGTGAGCGACAGGGTGGTCGCCAGCCTGATAGCAGTGCACGGGGACGACAGAGGCCTTGTCATACCCCCCTCAGTAGCACCCATACAGGTCGTCGTCATACCTATAACACCGGGTGACGAGGAGAAGCGCGGGAAGGTCCTAACCTATACAGCTAAGGCGGCCGAGGCGCTTGAGAAGGCTGGCCTCAGGGTGCATGTGGACGACAGGGAGTGGGAGAGGCCTGGCGCCAAGTTCTACTACTGGGAGGCAAAGGGTGTTCCCATCAGGGTGGAGATAGGCCTCAGAGAGGCGGAGCAGGACACCCTGACAATAGCTAGGAGAGACACCCTTGAGAAGACCGAGGTGCCGCTGGGTGAGGCCGGGAATAGGATAAGAGAGCTTATGGCGCAGATAGAGTCGAGCATGAGGGAGAGGGCCAAAAGCTTCTTCGGCGAGAGGCTACTCAGGACTGAGAGCCTCGAGGAGGCGAGGGATTGGGTAGAGGGCCGCAGGGGTATAGCGGAGATCCCGTGGTGCGGTAGGGAGAGCTGCGGGTTGGAGATGGAAGAGAGGGTAAACGGAAAAGTGCTTGGAACCCCCTGGCCGGAGGAGCCTGTGGAGGAGGGTAAACGCTGTCCCCTCTGCGGCCGGCCCGCCGTGGCGTGGATAAGGCTGGCCAAAACCTACTAG
- a CDS encoding 30S ribosomal protein S26e gives MPKKRESRGRRKGAKGKAGTVQCDNCGRVVPADKAICVTRMYSPVDPQLAEELEKKGAIIMRYPVTKCYCVSCAVHYGIVKIRPEEQRKPKGFQL, from the coding sequence ATGCCAAAGAAGAGGGAGAGTAGGGGTCGAAGGAAGGGGGCGAAGGGAAAGGCAGGGACAGTCCAGTGCGACAACTGCGGCAGGGTGGTGCCGGCTGATAAGGCTATATGCGTCACAAGGATGTACAGCCCTGTTGACCCGCAGCTTGCTGAGGAGCTAGAGAAGAAGGGCGCCATAATAATGAGGTATCCTGTTACAAAGTGCTACTGCGTTAGCTGCGCCGTACACTACGGAATAGTGAAGATAAGGCCTGAAGAGCAGAGGAAGCCCAAGGGCTTCCAGCTGTGA
- a CDS encoding YraN family protein: protein MAGRRAWRNSEEIAARILEKSGFRVLDFHVPIEDGGVEVGEIDIVAEKGGSRYSVEVKAGMADINAVRQAYVNSLISGMKPMIVARGADEAARKLAEKLGVELIVLPDVVVSSTDDLKEIVEEAVDQAILSLLEPLSHCENLEPEDLEVLEAIAKAKSFREAASKLGTAVEELAARVDRLKRAGVLPRSSYKRMRAAAIIVLAGCRLLAGNRG, encoded by the coding sequence TTGGCGGGTAGAAGGGCTTGGAGGAATAGCGAGGAGATAGCTGCACGTATACTAGAGAAGTCGGGCTTTAGGGTTCTAGACTTCCACGTGCCCATAGAAGACGGGGGAGTGGAGGTAGGGGAGATAGACATTGTTGCGGAGAAGGGGGGTTCTAGATACTCAGTCGAGGTAAAAGCCGGGATGGCTGATATCAACGCCGTTAGACAGGCGTACGTAAACAGCCTGATTTCCGGGATGAAGCCCATGATAGTTGCCAGGGGGGCCGACGAGGCGGCTAGAAAACTCGCCGAGAAGCTGGGCGTGGAGCTCATCGTCCTACCCGACGTCGTTGTATCGTCCACAGACGACTTGAAGGAGATAGTAGAGGAGGCCGTGGACCAAGCCATACTCTCCCTACTAGAACCCCTCTCACACTGCGAAAACCTGGAGCCCGAGGACCTCGAGGTTCTCGAGGCCATAGCGAAAGCCAAGAGCTTTAGGGAAGCGGCTAGTAAACTGGGAACAGCGGTGGAGGAGCTGGCGGCTAGGGTTGACAGGCTCAAGAGGGCTGGCGTCCTCCCCCGGTCTTCATACAAGAGGATGAGGGCTGCGGCAATCATAGTTCTGGCGGGCTGCAGACTACTAGCCGGGAATAGGGGCTAG
- a CDS encoding 60S ribosomal export protein NMD3, with the protein MRTCASCGRGSEVLLRGLCPECFDRRYGVVEGLPWELVVDVCTSCGRVRIGHKWLEYATAEEAVGLMLSSMSLKPVHPVERVELEDWALETRLDWRTRVRLRFRANYRDTLFRVSRVIVLRLNPSTCPLCIVRRSGEYDTLVQVRGYRAGEAVEKTLNSLDPREAPIDVVPVRGGVDVYFHHRGAAARFVSRLASTARVRVSRVEHEHVGTSSLGRRRSRKTILVRLEGLTGERGE; encoded by the coding sequence GTGAGGACCTGTGCAAGCTGCGGTAGAGGCAGCGAGGTGCTGCTCCGTGGCCTCTGCCCCGAGTGTTTCGACAGGAGGTACGGGGTAGTGGAGGGTCTGCCCTGGGAGCTTGTTGTAGACGTGTGTACATCATGCGGAAGGGTTAGGATTGGTCATAAGTGGCTGGAGTACGCTACAGCCGAGGAGGCGGTGGGCCTGATGCTTTCTAGCATGTCACTCAAGCCTGTTCACCCAGTTGAAAGGGTAGAGCTGGAGGACTGGGCTCTCGAGACAAGGCTGGACTGGAGGACTAGGGTGAGGCTCCGCTTCAGGGCGAACTACCGTGACACGCTCTTCAGGGTTTCCAGGGTGATCGTTCTCAGGCTCAACCCCTCGACCTGCCCTCTCTGCATTGTTAGGCGGAGCGGCGAATACGACACGCTGGTACAGGTCAGGGGGTATAGGGCTGGGGAGGCGGTGGAGAAGACACTAAATTCCTTGGATCCCAGGGAGGCCCCGATAGACGTCGTACCTGTTAGGGGTGGTGTAGACGTCTACTTCCACCACCGGGGGGCAGCAGCGAGGTTCGTCTCAAGGCTAGCCTCAACAGCCCGTGTTAGGGTGTCGAGGGTGGAGCACGAGCACGTGGGGACCAGTAGCCTCGGGAGGAGGAGGTCTAGAAAGACAATTCTAGTTAGGCTGGAAGGCCTCACGGGTGAAAGGGGAGAGTAA
- a CDS encoding DUF402 domain-containing protein: MLYAVRVRGIYATALVALALKKGYLLSDLSKTMLSRVEVPVSTRPPNITVKHGEESRDEIVIHAFPYEAGERFEADLLEEVGHAAVRRSLLGLRSVVDARAAEGCRAEGPGGVLIIVKGGECPQPGSMVRVTVVRSPPGSDVVEGRVGVELTGLTVRVMHPGSGVRISRHLTSEDAAKALKAVEASGIDLNQFSVHIRSGARLASEGDISDEIRRLAREAERLWREGPGGEPAVLSRGEYLSLVYLPSTAKHVMDGLRTSLYPTVNNHHSLKSWSSEAEGLLTDFAEEGVREGLWGGEAGDLIVRFISSRLVGRTAVVLHRRPDGETIRLGPFRVSSYRPSSGRGGEIVLERTFRSPGVYDGLGLERRPGDRGVTHVYMGDWLTIHEYYDKSGRLLGVYANINTPPEVGFQGLKYLDLLVDVVKRPGEEPETIDQGELEKACRSGLLTDRLCEEAARQAERASGLLQSRYP, from the coding sequence TTGCTTTACGCCGTGAGGGTTAGGGGGATATATGCCACTGCGTTAGTAGCCCTCGCCCTGAAGAAGGGCTATCTGTTGTCTGACCTCAGCAAGACCATGCTTAGCCGGGTTGAAGTGCCCGTCTCCACTAGGCCACCCAACATAACGGTTAAACACGGCGAGGAGAGTAGGGATGAGATAGTCATACACGCGTTCCCCTACGAGGCCGGGGAGAGGTTTGAGGCCGATCTGCTGGAGGAGGTTGGCCACGCCGCTGTGAGGAGGAGTCTACTCGGCCTTAGGAGCGTTGTAGACGCGCGTGCTGCGGAGGGATGCAGGGCTGAGGGGCCGGGCGGGGTTTTGATAATAGTGAAGGGGGGTGAGTGCCCTCAGCCAGGCAGCATGGTTAGGGTTACAGTGGTTAGGAGTCCTCCGGGGAGCGATGTTGTTGAGGGGCGGGTGGGAGTTGAGCTGACTGGTCTTACTGTGAGGGTTATGCACCCCGGCTCCGGGGTCAGGATTAGCAGGCACCTCACTAGCGAGGATGCTGCGAAGGCTCTGAAGGCTGTTGAGGCGAGCGGGATAGACCTTAACCAGTTCTCCGTGCACATTAGGAGCGGGGCGAGGCTGGCTAGCGAGGGTGATATATCCGACGAGATAAGGAGGCTGGCCAGGGAGGCCGAGAGGCTGTGGAGGGAAGGCCCGGGCGGGGAGCCCGCCGTATTGTCCCGGGGGGAATACCTTTCCCTAGTCTACCTTCCCAGTACCGCCAAGCATGTGATGGACGGTCTGCGGACCAGCTTGTACCCCACCGTCAACAATCATCATAGCCTCAAGAGCTGGAGCAGCGAGGCCGAGGGTCTACTGACAGATTTCGCCGAGGAGGGTGTTAGGGAGGGGCTTTGGGGTGGTGAGGCTGGCGACCTTATAGTGAGGTTCATATCATCCAGGCTTGTGGGCCGGACGGCCGTTGTGCTCCATAGGAGGCCGGACGGCGAGACCATCAGGCTGGGGCCATTCAGGGTGTCTTCATACCGACCCTCCTCTGGGCGTGGGGGAGAGATTGTCCTGGAGAGGACGTTCAGAAGCCCAGGCGTCTACGACGGGCTTGGGCTAGAGAGGCGTCCCGGAGACAGGGGTGTGACACATGTTTACATGGGAGACTGGCTCACCATCCACGAGTACTACGACAAGAGTGGCAGGCTGCTAGGCGTGTATGCAAACATAAACACCCCCCCGGAGGTGGGCTTCCAGGGGTTGAAATACCTCGATCTGCTGGTGGATGTTGTGAAGAGGCCGGGGGAGGAGCCTGAGACGATAGACCAGGGTGAGCTTGAGAAGGCATGCAGGTCGGGACTGCTTACCGATAGGCTGTGCGAAGAAGCGGCGAGGCAGGCTGAGAGGGCCTCGGGCCTGCTCCAGTCGAGGTACCCCTAG
- a CDS encoding UPF0147 family protein, with protein sequence MNLPADNEGKIKLAMSILVTIINDTGVPRNIRRAAANALTHLRDPRLSPAVRAANAISALEEVSQDPNMPFYARTRIWQVITILETVRD encoded by the coding sequence ATGAACCTGCCGGCCGACAACGAGGGCAAGATAAAGCTCGCCATGAGCATACTCGTGACGATTATAAACGATACGGGGGTGCCGCGTAACATAAGGAGGGCCGCCGCCAACGCCCTAACCCACCTGAGAGACCCCCGCTTATCCCCGGCCGTGAGGGCGGCGAACGCTATAAGCGCGCTGGAGGAGGTCAGTCAGGACCCTAACATGCCGTTCTACGCTAGAACGAGGATATGGCAGGTCATAACCATACTAGAGACGGTCAGAGACTAG
- a CDS encoding SAM hydrolase/SAM-dependent halogenase family protein, with amino-acid sequence MVEPSKVVGLISDFGDSPYTGIMRAVIKSISRELQIIDIDHSIPSFSPLAGAYVVAHTYQWLPKGSVIVAVVDPGVGTSRYALAVETENYVFIGPDNGVLYPAAASDGIKRVYALREKDVNSLARMKTSSTAGTVKPWSISRTFHGRDVFAPAGALIAAGHASLEELGDEIEPERMKRASIDHVEKLGPSTFRATVVYIDKFGNVALSIRPKKLGINLSLYKSVVLGTHTTSNTIRMGKTFGDANPGELVAYENSFGHLEIAVNRGNAAKKLGLELEARVEIELLENSGPAPNGSRGVRNADLLGVSSRSLGETIW; translated from the coding sequence ATGGTCGAGCCTTCTAAAGTTGTGGGGCTTATCTCGGACTTCGGAGACAGCCCGTACACGGGTATTATGAGGGCAGTCATAAAGAGTATATCGAGGGAGCTGCAGATAATTGATATAGACCATTCTATCCCCAGCTTTAGCCCCCTCGCCGGGGCTTATGTTGTAGCCCACACGTACCAGTGGCTACCCAAGGGCTCCGTCATAGTGGCGGTTGTCGACCCTGGCGTGGGCACCTCGAGGTATGCCTTGGCCGTTGAAACCGAGAACTATGTTTTCATCGGGCCCGACAACGGCGTCCTCTACCCCGCGGCGGCGAGCGACGGTATAAAACGCGTCTACGCCCTTAGGGAGAAGGATGTAAACAGCCTGGCAAGGATGAAAACCTCGTCCACTGCTGGGACGGTAAAGCCGTGGAGCATAAGCAGGACCTTCCACGGGAGGGACGTGTTCGCCCCTGCAGGAGCTCTTATAGCCGCGGGGCACGCCTCGCTGGAGGAGCTGGGCGACGAGATCGAGCCCGAGCGGATGAAGAGGGCAAGTATAGATCATGTTGAGAAGCTGGGGCCCTCGACATTCAGGGCGACAGTGGTGTATATAGACAAGTTTGGAAACGTTGCTCTGAGCATAAGGCCCAAGAAGCTGGGAATCAACCTTAGCCTCTACAAGTCGGTGGTGCTGGGAACTCACACGACGAGCAACACGATCAGGATGGGGAAGACTTTCGGCGATGCGAACCCCGGAGAGCTGGTGGCCTATGAGAACAGCTTCGGCCACCTTGAGATTGCGGTAAACAGGGGTAACGCCGCTAAGAAGCTGGGGCTAGAGCTCGAGGCTAGGGTTGAGATTGAGCTGCTGGAGAACTCCGGCCCAGCCCCCAACGGCTCCCGGGGAGTGCGGAACGCAGATCTCCTCGGGGTGTCGTCAAGGAGCCTCGGCGAAACAATCTGGTGA
- a CDS encoding lipoate--protein ligase family protein, which yields MILKTTGGSPHFNIALEEALLEESAEHGIAIARLWVNPDSIIVGYTSDVGREVNIEQARAEGVPVVRRISGGGAVFHDLGNMNVSVYIPRRLGVDEAYALVTSIILKTLHRLGIEGRVENGNDVAVGPWKVSGSAAAIRARATLAHATLLLTTDPSRIRRLVIPQLHRVERGEVTPVKYNPNSLERITGERMEVWQAARLLEESVKHALGEPENVGRDILQEAVIRARELCKTKYSQKGFWSPLGLGACREPQVAPMTSPSYVL from the coding sequence GTGATCCTAAAAACCACCGGGGGGTCTCCCCACTTCAACATAGCGCTGGAGGAGGCTCTTCTCGAAGAGTCCGCCGAGCACGGAATAGCCATCGCGAGGCTGTGGGTAAACCCCGACAGCATTATCGTGGGCTACACTAGCGATGTAGGGAGGGAGGTCAACATTGAGCAGGCGAGGGCTGAGGGCGTGCCTGTGGTGAGGCGTATAAGCGGTGGAGGCGCTGTGTTCCACGACCTTGGCAACATGAACGTGTCAGTCTACATACCCCGCAGGCTAGGGGTAGACGAGGCCTACGCGCTAGTCACAAGCATAATACTCAAAACACTACACAGACTAGGCATCGAAGGGAGGGTTGAGAACGGGAACGACGTTGCAGTAGGCCCCTGGAAGGTGTCGGGCAGCGCCGCCGCAATAAGGGCCAGAGCCACCCTAGCCCACGCGACCCTCCTGTTAACCACGGACCCCTCGAGGATAAGGAGGCTCGTCATACCACAGCTCCACAGGGTCGAGAGAGGCGAAGTGACCCCGGTAAAGTACAACCCAAACAGCCTAGAGAGGATAACGGGGGAGAGGATGGAGGTGTGGCAGGCTGCGCGGCTGCTGGAGGAGAGTGTGAAACATGCTCTCGGAGAGCCTGAAAATGTTGGGCGCGATATTCTACAGGAGGCTGTGATAAGGGCTAGAGAGCTGTGTAAGACCAAGTATTCGCAGAAAGGGTTCTGGAGTCCTCTAGGCCTGGGGGCATGCAGGGAGCCCCAGGTAGCACCGATGACCAGCCCCTCCTACGTACTGTAG